One genomic window of Malaciobacter molluscorum LMG 25693 includes the following:
- the eat gene encoding ethanolamine permease — MKTLDKDYLAKRQLKKGTAGWLLLTGLGISYVISGDFAGWNFGIGEAGWGGFAIAAALMALMYFCLVLSLAEMSAAIPAAGGGYSFARQVMGPAGGYLTGLAILIEYALAPAAIVIFIGSAVEALIGINGPLVYAIFYAVFIAIHLLGVGEALKSMLIISGFAVFAIIATAFALLGDFNVTNLFDIKASVDAVGANEFLPFGWYGVWAALPFAMWLFLAVEGVPLAAEEAKNPAKDVPKGIIAAMVFLFFTAVLVLFLLAGSSSASMIGKSAVPLVDALNATGNSTLATVVNVLGLAGLIASFFSIIFGYSRLIFALSRAGYLPKFLSLTSKRKTPTWALIIPGILGFFASLSGEGDLILAMAVVGATISYALMSLSHILLRVKRKDLNRPYKTPGGIVTSSISLILSLVALTGVYAFDPRAFNYTLIIYAMGALYYFFYSKNSLVAKTAEEEFAMLEQAESELEAA, encoded by the coding sequence ATGAAAACTTTAGATAAAGATTATTTAGCAAAAAGACAATTAAAAAAAGGAACAGCTGGATGGTTGTTATTAACTGGATTGGGTATTTCATATGTTATTTCTGGTGATTTTGCTGGATGGAATTTTGGGATAGGTGAAGCAGGCTGGGGTGGTTTTGCAATTGCAGCAGCACTTATGGCTTTAATGTATTTTTGTTTAGTTTTATCATTAGCTGAAATGTCGGCAGCAATTCCAGCAGCAGGTGGTGGTTATAGTTTTGCAAGACAAGTTATGGGTCCAGCAGGTGGGTATTTAACTGGTCTTGCAATCTTAATTGAATATGCTTTAGCACCCGCTGCAATTGTTATTTTTATAGGTTCTGCTGTTGAAGCATTAATTGGAATAAATGGTCCTTTAGTGTATGCAATATTTTATGCTGTTTTTATTGCTATACATTTATTAGGTGTAGGTGAAGCATTAAAAAGTATGCTAATTATTAGTGGTTTTGCAGTATTTGCAATTATAGCTACTGCTTTTGCATTACTTGGAGATTTTAATGTTACAAATTTATTTGATATAAAAGCAAGTGTAGATGCAGTTGGTGCAAATGAGTTTTTACCTTTTGGATGGTATGGTGTATGGGCTGCACTACCTTTTGCAATGTGGTTGTTTTTAGCAGTTGAAGGTGTTCCTTTAGCAGCAGAAGAAGCAAAAAATCCAGCAAAAGATGTACCAAAAGGTATTATTGCAGCAATGGTATTTCTATTTTTTACCGCTGTATTAGTTCTATTTTTATTAGCTGGTTCATCAAGTGCAAGTATGATAGGTAAAAGTGCAGTACCCCTAGTTGATGCTTTAAATGCAACAGGAAATTCAACTTTAGCAACAGTTGTAAATGTATTAGGATTAGCAGGTTTAATTGCTTCATTTTTTTCTATTATATTTGGATATAGCAGATTGATTTTTGCTTTATCAAGAGCTGGGTATTTACCAAAATTTTTATCTTTAACTAGCAAAAGAAAAACTCCAACTTGGGCTTTAATTATTCCAGGAATATTAGGTTTTTTTGCATCACTAAGTGGAGAGGGTGATTTAATATTAGCAATGGCTGTTGTTGGTGCAACAATTTCATATGCATTAATGTCTTTAAGTCATATTTTATTAAGAGTAAAAAGAAAAGATTTAAATAGACCTTATAAAACTCCAGGAGGTATCGTAACATCTTCTATCTCTTTAATTTTAAGTTTAGTTGCTTTAACTGGTGTTTATGCTTTTGACCCAAGAGCATTTAATTATACATTAATTATCTATGCAATGGGAGCACTATATTACTTCTTCTATAGTAAAAACTCATTAGTTGCTAAAACAGCTGAAGAAGAGTTTGCAATGCTAGAACAAGCAGAAAGTGAACTTGAAGCTGCATAA
- a CDS encoding alanine/glycine:cation symporter family protein: MLSEINDFLNNLIWGNILIYLLPLLGIFFTVSSRFVQFRYFFKMFNILRDTVHDKEGHISSFQALMLSVAGRVGGGNIAGVAVAITLGGPGAVFWMWIIGLIGMSTSFFECSLAQLYKEKDGIDSNLYRGGPAYYVTKALGQRWLGIIISILLMITFGFAFNATQSFIITTSFESSFSIPTWITGIALTLVFAFAVFGGVRRITKISEVIVPIMALGYLLIAIVVIGLNASEIPSLISLIVKEAFSPSSAIAGGLGAVILQGAKRGMFSNEAGLGSAPNVAAVAYVAHPVQQGIVQSFSVFIDTIILCSCTAFIILLSGVYTPGISGVDGVLLTQNSLIEHIGPLGGYFVTIALFLFGFSSILYNYYLAENSLNFFSKGNRLYFTLFRIFVAALIIWGSLQDLGSIFSFADLSDIM, encoded by the coding sequence ATGCTTTCAGAAATTAATGATTTTTTAAATAATCTAATTTGGGGTAATATTTTAATTTATTTACTTCCATTATTAGGTATATTTTTTACAGTAAGTTCTAGGTTTGTACAATTTAGATATTTTTTTAAGATGTTCAATATTTTAAGAGATACAGTACATGATAAAGAGGGACACATTAGTTCTTTCCAAGCACTTATGCTAAGTGTTGCTGGACGTGTTGGTGGTGGTAATATTGCAGGTGTTGCAGTTGCCATTACTTTAGGTGGACCAGGTGCAGTTTTTTGGATGTGGATAATTGGTTTGATTGGAATGAGTACCAGTTTTTTTGAGTGTTCTTTGGCACAACTTTATAAAGAAAAAGATGGTATTGATTCTAATTTATATAGAGGTGGACCAGCTTATTATGTAACTAAAGCTTTAGGTCAAAGATGGTTAGGTATTATTATCTCTATTTTACTTATGATTACTTTTGGATTTGCATTTAATGCAACACAATCTTTTATTATTACAACTTCTTTTGAGTCTTCATTTTCAATTCCTACATGGATAACTGGGATTGCTTTAACTTTAGTTTTTGCATTTGCTGTATTTGGTGGAGTTAGAAGAATTACTAAAATATCTGAAGTTATTGTTCCTATTATGGCACTTGGATATTTATTAATTGCAATTGTAGTTATTGGACTTAATGCATCTGAAATTCCATCTTTAATATCTTTAATTGTAAAAGAGGCTTTTTCACCAAGTTCTGCAATTGCAGGTGGTTTAGGTGCAGTTATTTTACAAGGTGCAAAAAGAGGGATGTTCTCAAATGAAGCAGGACTTGGTTCAGCTCCAAATGTTGCAGCAGTAGCTTATGTTGCTCATCCAGTACAACAAGGTATTGTTCAATCTTTCTCTGTATTTATTGATACAATTATTTTATGTTCTTGTACTGCTTTTATTATTCTTTTATCTGGCGTTTATACTCCTGGTATTTCTGGAGTTGATGGAGTTTTATTAACTCAAAACTCTTTAATTGAACATATTGGACCATTAGGCGGTTATTTTGTAACTATTGCACTATTTTTATTTGGTTTTTCTTCAATTTTATATAATTATTATTTAGCAGAAAACTCTTTAAATTTCTTCTCAAAAGGAAATAGATTATATTTTACATTATTTAGAATATTTGTTGCTGCACTTATTATTTGGGGTTCTTTACAAGATTTAGGTTCTATATTCTCATTTGCTGATTTATCCGATATTATGTAG